Within Pseudomonas cichorii, the genomic segment GGCCGAACAGCAACGCATCAGCCCCGCGACCGTCGAGCGTGTGAAGGCGGTTGTCGAACAACATGACTTCCGCCCCAACCCTCAAGCCGCCGGCTTGCGTACTCGTCACAGCCGTACCCTGGGCTTCATACTGCCGGACCTGGAAAACCCCAGTTACGCCCGTATCGCCAAGCTGCTGGAGCAAGGCGCCCGCGCCCGCGGCTATCAGTTGCTGATCGCAAGCTCCGACGACGATCCCGCCAGCGAACTGCAACTGCTGCAGGTCTTTCGTGCCCGACGCTGCGATGCGTTGCTGGTCGCCAGTTGCCTGCCCGCCAGTAACGACAGTTACCGCGAACTGCAGAACAAAGGCCTGCCGATCATCGCCATTGACCGGGAAATGAACGCCGAGTTCTTCTGCTCGGTGGTCAGCGATGACCACGACGCCAGCCTGCAACTCACCCGCAGCCTGTTACAGACGAATCCCGAACACATCGCCTTGCTGGGTGCGCGCCCTGAACTAAGCGTCAGCCAGTCGCGTGCCGACGGTTTCCGGCATGCGCTCGGTGGCTTTACCGGCACGACCACGATCGAACATGGCGAAGCGTTCAGCCGCGAGTGCGGCCAGCGTCTGATGAGTGACATGCTGCAACGCCTGGGGCACTTGCCCGATGCGCTGATCACAACGTCCTACGTGCTGCTGCAAGGTGTTTTCGATGTGCTGCAAAGCCAGTCACTCAACCCGGCGCAATTACACCTGGGCACTTTCGGTGACACCCAGTTGCTGGACTTCCTGCCGCTGCCGGTCAATGCAATGGCCCAGCAACATCAGTTGATTGCCGAAAAGGCCCTGCAACTGGCACTGGCCGCCATCGAAAACGATCAGTACGAACCCGGCGTGCATGCCATCGTGCGGACCTTCAAGCAGCGGATTCACGAGGGCTGACCGGCAATGCTGATCGACACCCACACTCACCTGGATTTCCCGGACTTCGACGATGATCGTCAACAGGTGCTCGACAAGTGCCGCACCCTGGGCGTGGAGCGCATGGTGGTGCTAGGGGTTTATCAGCGGAACTGGAAGCGGCTATGGGACCTGACACTGGAGCATCCGGCGCTGTATGCGGCGTTCGGCCTGCATCCGGTCTACATCGACGAGCATCGCACCGAGCATCTGACTGAACTCGGCGACTGGTTGAGCCGCCTCAAAGGCCACCCTCAACTGTGCGCTGTGGGGGAGATCGGGCTGGATTACTACGTCGAAAACCCGGACCGCCAGAACCAGCAGCAGGTCTTCGAGGCGCAACTGCAACTGGCGGCTGACTTCAATCTACCGGCGCTGTTGCATGTACGGCGCAGCCACGCGGATGTGATCGCGACGCTCAAGCGTCACAAGCTCAAACGCAGCGGGATCATCCATGCGTTTGCCGGCAGTCGAGAAGAGGCTCGGGAATATATCAGGCTGGGGTTCAAGCTCGGCCTTGGCGGTGCCGCGACCTGGCCGCAGGCGCTACGCATGCACCGGGTCATCGCCGAGCTGCCACTGGAAAGCATTGTGCTGGAAACCGACTCGCCGGACATGGCTCCGGCGATGTATCCGAATCAGCGCAATAGTCCAGAGCATTTGCCGGAAATATCCCGGGCGCTGGCCGGGCTGTTGAACGTCAGCCCGGAGCAGTTAGCGCAAGTGAGTACGCGCAATGCCTGTGAGTTGTTCGGGTGGCCTGTTCGCGAATGAATTCGCGCCTACAGATCAGATCAACAATGTCCACAGCGCAAAACCCGCATACCAGACGACTGCGGCGCGCACCAGCAACTCCCAGAGCATATCGAGGCTGGTCACGCCATCGGCGCCCATGACAGGTGCCGGGACTTCGCTGGCAACACGGCCGATGCGGGCAATCAGTTGCGCGGCGCTGATATTCCAGTTGAGCAACTCATGCAGCATCACCCGGCTGACCGCCACGAAGTTGCCCACCAGTGCGAAGCTGGCCGCCAGCAACCTGACCGGCACCCAGTCGAAGGCATGACGCAATTGCGTCGCCCGCTCCACCAGCGCCGGAGTCTTGCCGTGTTCGGCCGCCAGGGCCAGCAAGCGATAAGCCAGCGCCGCGACAGGCCCCAGCAGGAAGTACCAGAAGATCACCACGAAGAAGCTCTGATAAGCCTGCCAGAGCATGTAGCCCTGAACGCCCTCAAGCAGTTGCTCGCCGTTGTCTGCCTGCACGCCCATGTCTCTTTCGGCCACATGCACGGCAGCCTGTTCATCACCACGTCGGCAGGCATCGCGAAACGGGCCGAGCGCGGCCAGCAGATCACCACGGCCAAGGCTGTAGATCAGCACCAGAAGATGGACAGGCAGAGCCAGCCAGCCGTAAGCCACCGAACCGACGATGGTCAGCGCCAGGTGCAGTATCAGAAGCGGCAGCAGGACCAACAGAGCCAGCATTATCCGGGGGCGAGAAGCGGTTCGCGGACTTGACTCGAGCCTGGCCAGTTCCTTCAGCCATGGCCCGTCACGTTGTACACGCTGGCGCAGCGCCGAAAACTTTTCGACCCACACTGCCAGCAGCAACACCAGAAAACTCATCGCTTGATCCTCACTTCAGTCCTGCAAGGCGGCTTGAAAACGAGCCCAGTCGAAACACGGCCCCGGATCGGTCTTGCGTCCGGGTGCGATATCGCTGTGCCCACAAATGCGATCGGGCGTGATCGCCACAAATGCCTGGCGCAACTGGCGCGTCAGAGCGATCAAGGCGGCATATTGCGCATCGGTAAAGGGCTGGTCATCCGTGCCTTCCAGCTCGATACCGATGGAGAAGTCATTACAGGCTTCGCGCTCCTGGAAACAGGAAACGCCAGCATGCCAGGCCCGGTCAAGACATGAGACGAATTGAGTCACCTCGCCATCACGTTCGATCAGAAAATGCGCCGAAACACGCAGATCGGCAATACCCTCGAAATAGGGATGCTCGGTGATATCCAAACGGTTCTGGAAAAACTCCTGGACCTTGCCTGTCTTGAACTGAGCAGGCGGCAGGCTGATGTTGTGGATCACCAGCAGCGAGATTTCACCTTCGGGTCGCGCATTGAAATTGGGTGACGGGCAATGCTGCACGCCGTCACACCAACCGCTTGCGGGGTCCAACTGCATGAAAGCTCCTTGAAGATGGGTTTCGATAGGCGCAAGTATGCCCAAACAGCACCTGCGGTAGGAGCGAATTCATTCGCGAAGGTATTTCAGGCGATGGATCTTCGTGGGCCGCTTGCAGGGCGGCCCTCTCCCCGATCAGGTGTTATGCGCCCTTGAGCTTGCGCAGGCTGCTGATCACCGACTCAAGCGCACGGTCGAACAGCAAGGCATCGTCAAGGATGCGGATGGTGCCGCGACGCAATTCGATGGCCAGCCCCATGCGGGACTTCTCCAGAACCTTCATGCCGGTACGATTGACGAACACGTAACGCCCGGAAGGCTCGACGATAGCCGTGAGCTTGCAGCGCAGCTTGTTCTCCTCGTCTTCCTGGATCTCGACCCAATTGCCAACGCGCAGCTTGTCGACCATCTGCAGGCCTGCATCGTCATTGGGCAATTGCAGGACACTTTCATTGCTCAAAGGCTCGTCAGGCGCAGTCAGAACGATCTCCTCCATCACGACCATCATTGCCGGGCCTTCAGCAGGCTCGGCTTCAGCCAGTGCTACAGAGCTTTGAAGCTCCTCACCCTGAACATCCTGAAGGCGTGAGAAATGCTGGAAAGCCTGGACATGCAGAACTTCCAGCTGACTGAAGAATTCACTGGTGGCGAACGGGTCAAAAGCGGCGCTGGTCAGACCCTCGCGCAGTGACTTGAGCAGCCCCGGCACCAGTTCGAGCAGCTTCTGCCGTGATTCCGGGTCTTCGTGCAGTTCGACACTCCAGACCAGATCGTCCATGGCCTGCAAACCGGCCAGCCACTCGCTCGAACCTTCGCCATGCTTGAGGCAGGTCAGCAGCAGCACCTTGCTCCAGGCCTGCTCCAGCAGACGCACCACAGCTTCGGGCAGAGTTTTACCCAGCAAGCGCTGGTTCAATTCATGCTGAACCAACTGACGCGCCAGCTCGGCACGGGTGCGGCCCTCTTCGGCATCCCGAGTACGCTGCTCAAGCAGTTCGCTACGACGGCGCTCGTCGCTGGTGAAAGCCAGGAAGTCAGCCAGCAGTTCGGAGAAAATCGCCGGGTCATCGACAAAATCGTTGAGCAGACGCTGCACGATCTGGTCGACACGCATGTACAGCGAGTCGCGCTGATAATCATCGCGCCCGCCCCAGCCCAGTGCAGCAGTGGCAATTTCGTTGAGCAGACGACGGGCAGGATGGCTGCCACGACTGAAGAAACTCTTGTCGATCACTGCAACCTTGAGCATCGGAATCTGCAAGCGCCCGATCAACGCCCGCAGCGAGTGCGGCAGGTTGCGGTCATCGAGGATGAACTCGAACAGCATGGCAATCAGGTTGATAACGTCCTCATCACCTGCGCCGACGCTGCGAGACTTGCCGCTCTTGACGCTGACACGTGTCAGCAGTTGCTCAAGCTGGTTGCGCAAGTCGAAATCTTCAGGGGCATCCGAAGTCGGCACGTATTGCTGCAAGTGCGAAAGCAGACGCAGCAGGTCCTTGCTGGAGATGGGGCGAACCTCAGAGCTCGGGCCATGACGCGGCGTCAGGTTGCCGCGCACTTGCAGCAAGAGTTCCTGCAGCGCCGAAAACACTTCGAGCACGCCCTTGTCGAGCTTGTCCGCCGCCTGCGCCAGTGCCGGACTGGACAGTTCGCTGACCCGAGCCCTGGGAACAGGCCTGTCGGAAGAACGACGGGCAGGCAAGGCTTTCATTTCAGGCAGGATGCCGGTAGCGATCAGCAACTGATTGGCTTCGCCATACAGGTGATCGATGTTGGTCAGGATGTATTTCTCGAACAGCTTGAGAACGATCAGCTTGACCTTGATCTCGACCCCCAGGCTGCGCTTGGCCTGAAGAAAGAAATTGCACAGCATTGCCGGCCCCATGGGGTTGGCATCGACTGTAATGGATTGGGGAAGCAGCTCGTTCAAGCGCGCGGTCAACTGGCTCAAGGCAACGCCATCGCGGCTCATGACCTTGGCGACCATCGAATCGACGGCCACGGTTTTTTCCAGCTCGTCGTTGGGCACCAGTGACAGCTTGTCGAAAGCGACCGCTGCAGGAAGCACAGGCTCGGTAATCTGGTATTGGCCCAGCGCCAGGAAAGACTCGTAGAACTTGTCGAGAAACGCCCGCTCGATGCTTTTGCGCTTGAGGCGCAAATCGCGCATGGCCTCGAAAAACAGGTTCTGCTCAGTGTTGCTGACAGCGCGGTCGGCCATCTCGAAGAGGGTGTCGTCAGCGTTGTCGAACAACGCCTGCAAAGCATCCTTGAGCTGCTGTGCGGCTTTATCGCGCACCTGCAACAACACGACGGGCAGCCGGGCCAGAGGCGTACTTGTACCCTGGGCAGGAATTCCCTTGCTCAACGGCACAACGTTTTCGTCGTTTTGCATCAAACCCCCTGACAGGAAACGGCTTTAATCCCATCACAAACGCGGCTTGCAACCTTCGCCTGTGAAGCGATCCCCATGGTCTTTGCGCTACGTCAAAGCTATGACGTCAAATACAAGTCGGATTATCTTTCAAAACTTGTATCGAACGCCAGCGAAGTATTGCGCCTTGTAACAAGCGCATTACAGATCAGGGGACGTGCAGCGATAGACAACGCTAATAGACATATATCGCAAAGGAATTTACAAAACCGACCAACAGCACGCTTTGCGAGCGTGACCAGCCTTACAGGTGGGTTACAAAGGTGCCGTGCCTTATACTCCTGCGACTTTGTTAGTGGAGCCCGATATGCCGAATTTACGACTCGCCGACCTGACAGCCGAAATAGAAGCCAATGTGCGGCGCGCATTGCTCGAAGACGTCGGCAGTGGCGACATCACCGCTCAACTGATCCCCGAAGAGCGGCTGGCCAAGGCCACCATCATTTCTCGCGACGAAGCCGTGATCGCAGGTGTGGCATGGGTCGACACGGTTTTTCGTCAGCTCGACCCTCGGGTTGCCGTGCACTGGCAAGTGACCGATGGCGACCGGGTCAGCCCCAATCAGGCGCTGTTCCATCTGGAAGGTCCGGCCCGCTCGCTGCTGACCGGCGAGCGCAGTGCGCTCAACTTTCTGCAACTGCTGTCTGGCGTTGCCACCCGTGCGCAGCACTATGCCGACATGGTGAGCGACACTCAGGTCAAGCTGCTCGATACCCGCAAGACCCTGCCCGGCCTGCGCCTGGCGCAGAAATATGCCGTGACCTGTGGCGGTTGCCACAACCATCGCATCGGCCTGCATGATGCCTTCCTGATCAAGGAAAACCACATTGCTGCCTGTGGCGGCATTGCCCAGGCCGTTGCCGCCGCGCACAAGATCGCCCCCGGCAAACCTGTGGAAGTCGAAGTGGAAAGCCTGAGCGAACTCAAGCAGGCGCTCGAAGCCGGTGCCGACATCATCATGCTCGACGAATTGAGCCTGGATGACATGCGTGAGGCCGTGCGCCTGACCGCTGGACGCGCCAAGCTCGAAGCCAGCGGCGGTATCAATGACGACACCTTGCGGGTGATTGCCGAAACCGGCGTGGACTATATCTCCATTGGCGCGATGACCAAGGATGTGAAAGCGGTGGACCTGTCCATGCGCTTGAGCATCTGACCTGTCCACAGCTCAAAAGAGAGGAGCCGTCATCTTGGAACAATGGTTTGTAGTGAATGCGGGCAAGCAGCTCGGCCCCATGGACGCAGCGGCGGCTCGCCTCATTGCGCGTGAAGCGCCGGGCGCATGGTGCTGGAAGCAAGGCATGCCGGACTGGCAGCCGATCTACCAGGTGCAGGAAGTGCGGGCCATGAAGAAGGATGGCATCACGCCGTTTCCAGACCCGTCGCCCGACATGATCCAGCCACGGCCATCGGCCCTGCCCGCGCACGCAGCTCCAGCTCCAGCTCCAGCTCCAGCTCCAGCTCCAGCTCCAGCTCCAGCTATTAGACGACCTTCGTTTACGCCCGATCCAAACAGCTCAAGCGGTTTTGGCTCCGGGCAAGCCACCGATGGCGTGGACTTCAAGCTGTACGGCACCGAAACGCAGTTCGTCGAGCTTGAGCTGGACCGTGGCGAAAGCGCCGTGGCCGAGGCCGGCTCGATGATGTACAAGACCTGCGACGTGCAGATGGAAACCATCTTTGGGGACGGCAGCAACCAGTCTTCAGGGCTGCTGGGTTCGCTCTTCGGCGCGGGCAAACGCATGCTCACAGGCGAAAGCCTGTTCACGACCGTGTTCTCGCAACAAGGCTCCGGCAAGGGTCGCGTCGCATTTGCAGCACCTTACCCTGGCACCATCCTGCCACTGCGCCTGCGCGACTTCGGCGGCAAACTGATCTGCCAGAAGGACAGCTTTCTGGCAGGTGCCAAAGGTGTGTCCATCGGCATTCAATTCCAGAAGAAAATCCTCACCGGCCTGTTTGGCGGCGAAGGCTTTGTGCTGCAAAAGCTCGAAGGCGACGGCTGGGTGTTCGTTCACATGGGCGGCACCGTTCGCAAGATCGAACTGGCGGCGGGTGAATCCCTGGATGTAGACACCGGCTGCCTCGCAGCCATGACTCAGGGCGTCGATTACGACATCCGCATGGTGGGCGGCATCAAATCCATGCTGTTCGGCGGCGAAGGTGTGTTCTTCGCCAGACTGACCGGCCCTGGCACGGTATGGCTGCAAAGCCTGCCCTTCTCGCGCCTGGCCGGGCGCATGCTGGCGGCCAGCCCGGCGGGAGTGGCACGAAGCGAGCGCTGAACAATCCCGGGGCCGCCACTGGCCCCGAATGCACAAGGAAGAGACATGCTAATCACTCAAGGCCAGCGAATCCCGCTTTCCAGCCTGATTCAAGGCTCGGACCTCACCCTGTCCATCGACATCAAGTCCGCCCATGTGATCGATTACGTCTGCTTCGGCGTTGATGCTCAGGGCAAGCTGTCGGATGACCGCTACATGATTTTCTTCAACCAGCCCGCCAGCCCTTGCAACAGCGTCAGGCAAGTCAACGGCGGCGACTTTCAGATTGCCCTCGCCGGACTGCCTGCTTCCATAGACCGGCTGGTGTTCACGGCGTCCATCGATGGCGCCGGGGCAATGAGCGACATCCAGGCCAGCCACTTCAGCATCAAGGATGCCGGGCGCGAAGTCGCTCGCGGCGAGTTCTCTGGCGCAACCTTCGCTGCCGAAAAAGCCATCATGGTCGCCGACCTCTATCGCAAGAACGGTGAATGGCGCATTGCATCCAACCTGCAGGGTTACAACGCTGGCCTGGATGCTCTGGTGGTGCACTTCGGTGGCGAAGTCGCCGAAGCTCCCGCACCAGCGCCAGCCAGAGTGTCGCTGGAGAAGAAAATCGCCGAAGCAGCGCCTCAGCTGGTCAGCCTGGCGAAAAAGGCTCAGGTCAGTCTGGAGAAAGCCAGACTGACCGACACCAAGGCTCGTGTCGGTCTGGTCTTGGATGCTTCCGGCTCCATGAACGCGCAATACAGCCGCGGCCATGTGCAGGAAGTGGTCAACCGCCTCATTCCTCTGGCGGTGCATTTCGATGATGACGGCGCACTGGACTGCTGGGCTTTCGGCGCCCGGCCTTGCCAGTTATCGTCGGTGTCGCTGAGCAACTTCAAGGACTTCATCCAGACCGACAACGGCGGCTGGAAGAACTGGGAGCTGGGCGCAAGGGTCAATGATGAGCCCAAGGCCATGCGCATGGTCATTGATTACTACAAGCAATCAGGCGACCGGACACCGATCTACATCCTGTTCATCAGCGATGGCGGTGTTCATCAGGACAGGGAAATCACCCGGCTGATGACCGAAGCGGCGAAACTGCCGATCTTCTGGCAATTCGTCGGCCTGGGCGGACGCGGCTATGGAATCCTGGAAAAGCTCGACGACATGACCGGACGGGTTGTGGATAACTGCAATTTCTTTGCTCTGGACCGACTGGATGAGGTTCCGGAAGAGAAGCTGTACGACTTGTTGATGGAAGAGTTCCCGGACTGGCTCAAGGCAGCCAAGGGTGCCGGGATTCTATAAACTTTCAGACAGCTCGTTGGAGCGAATTCATTCGCGAAGATGGCCTTTTCGCGAATGAATTCCCACACCAATAAAAAAACCCTGCCATCGCTGGCAGGGTTTTTCATGACGCTGACCGGGTTTAGCCGATCGATACGCCGTGTGCTTCTGCCAGAGGCTTCAAGCCGCCTGCGAAGCCTTGGCCGATGGCCTTGAACTTGAACTCGTCGCCATGACGATACAGCTCGCCGAAGATCATCGCGGTTTCAGTCGATGCGTCTTCCGACAGGTCGTAACGAGCGATTTCCTTGCCATCCGCCTTGTTCAGAACGCGGATGTAGGCGTTGGCCACTTGACCGAAGCTTTGCTTGCGCTCATCAGCCGAGTGGATGGTGACGCCGAAAACCAGCTTCTTCACAGCAGCGTTCAGGGTTGGCAGCTTGACCAGAACAGACTCGTCGTCGCCGTCGCCAGCGCCGGAGCGGTTGTCGCCCAGGTGCTCGACCGAACCGTCAGCCGACTTCTTGTTGTTGTAGAAAATGAAGCCGCTGTCATCCAGCACCTTGCCATTCTCGCCCACAACGAAAACGGAAGCGTCCAGATCGAATTCGGTGCCGTCGGTCACACGTGGGTCCCAGCCCAGGCCTACGGTGATTTCGGTCAGGCCTGGAGCCTCTTTGGACAGGGAAACGTTACCGCCTTTACTCAGACTTACAGCCATGTGCGTAATCCTTTTCTAAAGAAGTAATAAGGGTATGAATCAGAAATTCATACCGTGAGCGTTGGCTACAGCCTTCAGGCCACCGGCATAACCCTGGCCTACGGCGCGGAATTTCCACTCACCGTTATTGCGATACAGCTCAGCGAAGATCATCGCGGTTTCGGTCGAAGCATCTTCGGCCAGATCGTAGCGAACGACTTCAGCGCCAGACTTCTCGTTCAGTACGCGGATGAAAGAACCGCCCACCTGACCGAAGTTCTGCTTGCGGCTGTCAGCGTCGTGAATGGTCACGACGAATACGATCTTATCAACATCGGCAGGCACGCGAGTCAGGTCGACCTTCACGACTTCATCATCACCATCGCCAGCGCCGGTACGGTTGTCACCGGCATGCTCCACGGAGCCATCGGCGCTCTTGAGCTGGTTGTAGAAAATGAAGTCGGCTTCGCTGCGGACTTTACCGTTGGCACCGAGCAGGAATGCGCTGGCGTCCAGGTCAAATTCCTGGCCGTCAGTGGCGCGCGGGTCCCAGCCCAGGCCGATCAATACATTGGTCAAGGTCGGGTCGGTTTTGGACAGCGAAAGGTTGCCACCTTTTTGCAGAGTCAAAGCCATGATTCGTTTATCTCCTTTTTCCAGTGTTTACGCTTTTTCTTCAGCCGACTCGTCTTTTCCCGGGAAGAGCAGGCTAGCGACAATACCGATTACCAACACCACCATCACAACCAGCAGACTGGTGTTGGCGCTGATGCTGTATCCATGATGGAACAAGTGGTCAGTTGCGTTCAGGCCCAGCTTGATTGCGATGAAGAACAGCAGTGCGATAACCGCTTTCTCCAGGTGAACCAGGTAGCGCTTCAGGGCTTCAAGTACGAAGTACAGGGTACGCAGGCCCAGGATCGCGAACAGCATGGCCGAGAATACGATCAGCGGCTCACGGCTCACGGCGATGATGGCCGGCACGGAGTCGAAGGCGAACAGTACGTCGGAGATTTCAGCCACGACCAGACACAGGAACAGTGGGGTCGCAAAGATCGCGCCTTTGGCAGCCAGGGTGATGCCGCTGTTCTCAGGCTTCTTGATTTCTTCTTCCAGGACAGCGCGGCGTACGAAGAAGTTGTTGCCGTGCAGTTTTGGCCACACCGGGAACAGTTTCTTGGCGAAGCGATAGGCCATGTGCTGGGAGTAGTCGATTTCTTCGTCGTCGTTATCGCCAGCTCTGAGCATCATGATGGCAGTCCAGGCAACGATTACCGCAAACACCACTTCGACCCACGGGCCCAGAGCCAGAAGGCCTGTACCGATGGCGACGAAAATGCCGCGGAATACGATTGCGCCGATGATGCCCCAGTACAGAACGCGATGGCGCAGGCCATCAGGGATCTTGAACCAGGCGAACAAGGCCATGAACACGAAGAGGTTATCGACGCTCAGGACTTTTTCCAGTGCATAACCGGTTACGAACAGCGTGGCGACTTCAGAGCCGTGCTGAACGTACAGGAAACCGGCGAATGCCAGAGAGATTGCCACCCAGAAGATCGACCAGGCCGATGCCTGGGTCAATGTGATCGGCTTGTTTCCCCGGTGGGAAAACATGTCGACGGCCAGGGCCGAGATGGCCAGGCCAACGAAAACGGCCATGGTGAGTGGAGGGAAGCCAAGAGCGGTGCTTTCCATTTAACTGCGTTCCTCAAAAGGGTCAAAAATTACAGGTCAAAGTCGGAAGGATTCAGGCCGAGTTCATTACAGATGGAGCGGCAGACAGCACGTTCCTTCTCGTCGAAGCTGCCATCTGCGCCACCGATGGCACAGCAGACGCGCACCAGAAGGCGGGCAGCATCTTCTTTTTTCTTGATCTTGCCGATGGTTTTCAGCGCTTCGGCGCGACCGATTTCGACATCGAAGTCGAATTTGGCGCATGCATCCTGAAAAGCCTGGATGACGTCTTTCATGTCAAAAACTTTCAGTTCCTGAGAGTTCTGAATGAAGCCGGCCATTTTCTGTTTTTCACTGGAGCTGATTTCGCCATCGGCTGCAGATACCAGGGCACAACCTGAAACCACTGCATCCATGAACTCACGGTTCTTGAACTTCGAGACTTCGGAAGCAAGCTTGTCGCGAGCTGCTGTTGCGTTTGTTTTCAACCAGTCCAGCATTTCAATCCCCTACGAGGCAGCCAGGCCACCTCAGAAAAATCAATCGTGTTGTTTACTTGGAACCTGCGGCCCAGCGCATGCCCCAGCCATAGGCCTTGTCCATGTTGCTATGACCGTTGTGGAAATCCACACGACGGGTCACCTTGACGGCCCCGTTGTCGTTTTCCAGCAGAGCGATCGCACACATGCCCTGACGACCGCCTTCCTCGTTGAGGCGAACCTCGATAGGTGGCTGGCCCGGGGCGTGGATGGTGACAACACCGTCGGTTTCTTTCCAGTTCGGTGCGCCTTCATAAATGAATGCGTAAACCAGAATGCGGCGGATCTTGCCCCAGTGCGCGCCGTTGATATGCAACCACTCGCCGTCGCTGATGGAGCCGGTACGGTCATCGCCCATCAATTTGATGAAAGGCTCGGTGTTGAGCGATCCAAACGAATTGCCCAATGCCTGGACCGCGCCTTTGTAACCGTCCTGTAACTCGAACAGGCAGCCTACATCAAGGTCGATCGCATTGCTCTTCTTCATCGAGAAGAAGCCGCTGCTTTTGCTCTCACTGCGGCGGTTCCAGTTCAGGTTGACCCTGATTTCACCGAAACCGGCACTGGTTTTCTCCAGGCTGACGGAAGCTCGTGTCTTGTCCAGCGTGATCTTGCTGAGACTGACAGTGGGCTTGGGCGCGGCGACTGGTGCAGGTGCAGGTGCAGGTGCAGGTGCAGGAGGCTGGGCCTCTGGCGCTGCGACTTCAACACCGAAGTTCTTCGCCAGAGGCTCAAGGCCACCGGCAAAGCCCTGGGCGACACAACGGAATTTCCAGGCGCCCTGACGCAGGTAGAACTCGCCCAGAATCAGCGCGGTTTCCTTCATGCCACTGGTAGGAATGGCCGCTTCGATTCCGCCGGTGACGGTCAGGGCAAGGTGCGACACGCTGTCGAAGCTGGCCTTGTTTTCATAGATGGTTGCCGTGAGCGCGACCTTCTCGATAGCGGCATCCAGACGACCCGGATCAAGACTGAAGACAGCGCGGCCCGCTGACGCTTCCGTCAACTGCACCGCACCGCCACTCACACTCTTCTGACCGAAGAAACACATGTCGTGATCGCCACGGACCTTGCCTGCACTGGTCAGCAGAAACGCGGAGACATCGATGTCCGCGCCCGCTATAGGGGAATAGCTGACGTCGACCGTCAATGGGCCAGCAGCTACTGGCGCATTGGCGCCT encodes:
- a CDS encoding TatD family hydrolase, which translates into the protein MLIDTHTHLDFPDFDDDRQQVLDKCRTLGVERMVVLGVYQRNWKRLWDLTLEHPALYAAFGLHPVYIDEHRTEHLTELGDWLSRLKGHPQLCAVGEIGLDYYVENPDRQNQQQVFEAQLQLAADFNLPALLHVRRSHADVIATLKRHKLKRSGIIHAFAGSREEAREYIRLGFKLGLGGAATWPQALRMHRVIAELPLESIVLETDSPDMAPAMYPNQRNSPEHLPEISRALAGLLNVSPEQLAQVSTRNACELFGWPVRE
- the cra gene encoding catabolite repressor/activator, with the translated sequence MKLSDIARLAGVSVTTASYVINGKAEQQRISPATVERVKAVVEQHDFRPNPQAAGLRTRHSRTLGFILPDLENPSYARIAKLLEQGARARGYQLLIASSDDDPASELQLLQVFRARRCDALLVASCLPASNDSYRELQNKGLPIIAIDREMNAEFFCSVVSDDHDASLQLTRSLLQTNPEHIALLGARPELSVSQSRADGFRHALGGFTGTTTIEHGEAFSRECGQRLMSDMLQRLGHLPDALITTSYVLLQGVFDVLQSQSLNPAQLHLGTFGDTQLLDFLPLPVNAMAQQHQLIAEKALQLALAAIENDQYEPGVHAIVRTFKQRIHEG
- a CDS encoding DUF1631 domain-containing protein, producing the protein MQNDENVVPLSKGIPAQGTSTPLARLPVVLLQVRDKAAQQLKDALQALFDNADDTLFEMADRAVSNTEQNLFFEAMRDLRLKRKSIERAFLDKFYESFLALGQYQITEPVLPAAVAFDKLSLVPNDELEKTVAVDSMVAKVMSRDGVALSQLTARLNELLPQSITVDANPMGPAMLCNFFLQAKRSLGVEIKVKLIVLKLFEKYILTNIDHLYGEANQLLIATGILPEMKALPARRSSDRPVPRARVSELSSPALAQAADKLDKGVLEVFSALQELLLQVRGNLTPRHGPSSEVRPISSKDLLRLLSHLQQYVPTSDAPEDFDLRNQLEQLLTRVSVKSGKSRSVGAGDEDVINLIAMLFEFILDDRNLPHSLRALIGRLQIPMLKVAVIDKSFFSRGSHPARRLLNEIATAALGWGGRDDYQRDSLYMRVDQIVQRLLNDFVDDPAIFSELLADFLAFTSDERRRSELLEQRTRDAEEGRTRAELARQLVQHELNQRLLGKTLPEAVVRLLEQAWSKVLLLTCLKHGEGSSEWLAGLQAMDDLVWSVELHEDPESRQKLLELVPGLLKSLREGLTSAAFDPFATSEFFSQLEVLHVQAFQHFSRLQDVQGEELQSSVALAEAEPAEGPAMMVVMEEIVLTAPDEPLSNESVLQLPNDDAGLQMVDKLRVGNWVEIQEDEENKLRCKLTAIVEPSGRYVFVNRTGMKVLEKSRMGLAIELRRGTIRILDDALLFDRALESVISSLRKLKGA
- the ampE gene encoding regulatory signaling modulator protein AmpE, producing MSFLVLLLAVWVEKFSALRQRVQRDGPWLKELARLESSPRTASRPRIMLALLVLLPLLILHLALTIVGSVAYGWLALPVHLLVLIYSLGRGDLLAALGPFRDACRRGDEQAAVHVAERDMGVQADNGEQLLEGVQGYMLWQAYQSFFVVIFWYFLLGPVAALAYRLLALAAEHGKTPALVERATQLRHAFDWVPVRLLAASFALVGNFVAVSRVMLHELLNWNISAAQLIARIGRVASEVPAPVMGADGVTSLDMLWELLVRAAVVWYAGFALWTLLI
- a CDS encoding TIGR00266 family protein; this encodes MEQWFVVNAGKQLGPMDAAAARLIAREAPGAWCWKQGMPDWQPIYQVQEVRAMKKDGITPFPDPSPDMIQPRPSALPAHAAPAPAPAPAPAPAPAPAIRRPSFTPDPNSSSGFGSGQATDGVDFKLYGTETQFVELELDRGESAVAEAGSMMYKTCDVQMETIFGDGSNQSSGLLGSLFGAGKRMLTGESLFTTVFSQQGSGKGRVAFAAPYPGTILPLRLRDFGGKLICQKDSFLAGAKGVSIGIQFQKKILTGLFGGEGFVLQKLEGDGWVFVHMGGTVRKIELAAGESLDVDTGCLAAMTQGVDYDIRMVGGIKSMLFGGEGVFFARLTGPGTVWLQSLPFSRLAGRMLAASPAGVARSER
- the ampD gene encoding 1,6-anhydro-N-acetylmuramyl-L-alanine amidase AmpD is translated as MQLDPASGWCDGVQHCPSPNFNARPEGEISLLVIHNISLPPAQFKTGKVQEFFQNRLDITEHPYFEGIADLRVSAHFLIERDGEVTQFVSCLDRAWHAGVSCFQEREACNDFSIGIELEGTDDQPFTDAQYAALIALTRQLRQAFVAITPDRICGHSDIAPGRKTDPGPCFDWARFQAALQD
- the nadC gene encoding carboxylating nicotinate-nucleotide diphosphorylase translates to MPNLRLADLTAEIEANVRRALLEDVGSGDITAQLIPEERLAKATIISRDEAVIAGVAWVDTVFRQLDPRVAVHWQVTDGDRVSPNQALFHLEGPARSLLTGERSALNFLQLLSGVATRAQHYADMVSDTQVKLLDTRKTLPGLRLAQKYAVTCGGCHNHRIGLHDAFLIKENHIAACGGIAQAVAAAHKIAPGKPVEVEVESLSELKQALEAGADIIMLDELSLDDMREAVRLTAGRAKLEASGGINDDTLRVIAETGVDYISIGAMTKDVKAVDLSMRLSI